A window of Hypnocyclicus thermotrophus contains these coding sequences:
- a CDS encoding Gfo/Idh/MocA family protein, translated as MLNWGIIGAGNIATKFMNDFRYVLGGRMIAVASKSLDKAKKFAKKYEIKNYYDSYEELLNNKEIDVVYIATTHNFHYENMKSCIEHGKNILCEKPITLNKNQFEEIIKLAKEKNLFVMEAMWMYFIPAIERAVEWIKEDEIGDIKLIKAEFGLKIPFDPQARLYNKELGGGALLDLGIYPISFACFLANSEYEQVESMAIKGDTGVDEYVSILIKFKNGIQAELSTSSRQNFENRAFVYGTKGSLSLEKFWMCKEMQLRTKTRIINYTDEGRYNGYNFEADEVCKCIQEGKLESDIASHSKTLQVLEIMDLIRKKHGVIYPVEEE; from the coding sequence ATGTTAAATTGGGGAATAATAGGAGCTGGAAATATAGCTACTAAATTTATGAATGATTTTAGATATGTACTCGGTGGAAGAATGATAGCAGTTGCTTCAAAATCACTTGATAAAGCTAAAAAATTTGCAAAAAAGTATGAAATTAAAAATTATTATGATAGTTATGAAGAATTATTAAATAATAAAGAGATAGACGTAGTTTATATTGCAACGACACATAATTTTCATTATGAAAATATGAAAAGTTGTATAGAACATGGAAAAAATATATTATGCGAAAAACCAATAACTTTAAATAAAAATCAGTTTGAAGAAATAATAAAATTAGCAAAAGAAAAAAATTTATTTGTAATGGAAGCAATGTGGATGTACTTTATACCTGCTATTGAGAGAGCAGTTGAATGGATAAAAGAGGATGAAATAGGTGATATAAAATTAATTAAAGCTGAATTTGGTCTAAAAATACCTTTTGATCCACAAGCAAGATTATATAATAAAGAATTAGGTGGAGGAGCATTACTTGATCTAGGGATTTACCCTATAAGCTTTGCTTGTTTTTTAGCAAATAGTGAATATGAACAAGTAGAAAGTATGGCTATAAAAGGTGATACAGGAGTAGATGAATATGTATCTATTTTAATAAAATTTAAAAATGGAATACAAGCTGAATTATCTACATCAAGTAGACAAAATTTTGAAAATAGAGCTTTTGTATATGGTACAAAAGGAAGTTTATCTCTTGAAAAGTTTTGGATGTGCAAAGAGATGCAACTTCGTACAAAAACAAGAATAATTAATTATACTGATGAAGGTAGATATAATGGATATAATTTTGAAGCTGATGAAGTATGTAAATGTATACAAGAAGGGAAACTAGAAAGTGATATAGCTTCTCATTCAAAAACATTACAAGTATTGGAAATTATGGATTTAATAAGAAAAAAACATGGAGTAATTTATCCTGTTGAGGAGGAATAA
- a CDS encoding DUF554 domain-containing protein, with protein sequence MIGTIVNVITIIIGSIIGSIFNKGLKERYQNNVLNSIGLIAISLGIAWISKSITKSNEPLLFVFSMVIGALIGEFINLDKKIENINNKYNKGDSNALQGLVTAVLLFCVGTMSILGPIESALNNNHTLLFINAVLDGFTSLMLASTFGITIILSAPILLIWQGSIYFIAKILNGTVSLELLNEISIIGGILIMTTGLNILKAVKIKTLNLLPALIIPVIYYIPIVNNSIKFIINKIFS encoded by the coding sequence ATGATAGGAACAATAGTAAATGTAATAACGATAATAATAGGAAGTATAATAGGAAGTATATTTAATAAGGGATTAAAAGAAAGATATCAAAATAATGTATTAAATAGTATAGGATTAATAGCTATTTCTTTAGGAATAGCATGGATATCAAAAAGTATTACAAAAAGTAATGAACCACTTTTATTTGTATTTAGTATGGTAATAGGAGCTCTTATAGGTGAATTTATTAATCTTGATAAAAAAATAGAAAACATTAATAATAAATATAATAAAGGTGATAGTAACGCACTTCAAGGACTTGTAACAGCAGTTCTTTTATTTTGTGTAGGTACTATGTCAATACTTGGGCCTATAGAAAGTGCATTAAATAATAATCATACATTATTATTTATAAATGCTGTATTAGATGGTTTTACATCTCTTATGTTAGCTTCTACATTTGGGATAACAATCATATTATCAGCACCGATTCTTTTAATTTGGCAAGGAAGTATTTATTTTATAGCAAAAATATTAAATGGAACAGTTTCTTTAGAATTGTTAAATGAAATATCAATAATCGGTGGAATTTTGATTATGACAACAGGATTAAATATACTAAAAGCTGTAAAAATAAAAACTCTTAATTTATTACCAGCTCTTATTATACCAGTGATTTATTATATTCCAATTGTAAATAATAGTATAAAATTTATTATAAATAAAATATTTAGTTAA
- a CDS encoding LacI family DNA-binding transcriptional regulator, whose translation MSVTIKDIAKKLEISITAVSKALNDRPDISDELKEKVKKTAKKMGYTKNTIASRLVNQKSNTIGVFILSRYKIPNEENTGFSFLSGILEVSNKNNFDVIVFSTDSLEKKSYLELCRERRVEGAIFIGLEYNTKQLEELSQSKLPIVLIDYKYDSPNISTIVSDSDTGIEKSFNYLKKLNHKKIGFINGHNKAYVSYQRLESFKKISKKYNLYNENYIFKSDFSIEKGYELSNMLLNLDDMPTAFIVSGAMTTYGLVKGFLDKNINIPKDISIISYDNFKLDAYFTPEITSISQNIDIIGKKSGEALFNLINNGKKEEIVLNTELIIRKSCEVVRNG comes from the coding sequence ATGTCTGTAACAATTAAAGATATTGCTAAAAAATTAGAAATATCAATAACTGCTGTATCAAAAGCACTTAATGATAGACCAGATATAAGTGATGAATTAAAAGAAAAAGTAAAGAAAACAGCAAAAAAAATGGGGTATACTAAAAATACTATAGCTAGTAGGCTTGTTAATCAAAAAAGTAATACAATAGGAGTATTTATTCTTTCGAGATATAAAATACCAAATGAAGAAAATACAGGGTTTTCATTTCTTTCAGGAATATTAGAAGTATCTAATAAAAATAACTTTGACGTTATAGTTTTTTCTACTGACAGTTTAGAAAAAAAATCTTATTTAGAACTTTGTAGAGAAAGAAGAGTTGAAGGGGCTATTTTTATAGGTCTTGAATATAATACTAAGCAATTAGAAGAATTAAGTCAATCAAAATTACCGATTGTTTTAATTGATTATAAATATGATAGTCCTAATATTTCTACAATTGTAAGTGATAGTGATACCGGGATAGAAAAATCATTTAATTATTTAAAAAAATTAAATCATAAAAAAATAGGATTTATAAATGGACACAATAAAGCTTATGTTTCTTATCAACGATTAGAATCTTTTAAAAAAATATCTAAAAAATATAACTTATATAATGAAAATTATATTTTTAAAAGTGATTTTAGTATAGAAAAGGGGTATGAACTATCAAATATGTTATTAAATTTAGATGATATGCCTACTGCATTTATTGTATCTGGAGCTATGACTACATATGGATTAGTAAAAGGGTTTTTAGATAAAAATATAAATATACCAAAAGATATATCAATAATTAGTTATGATAATTTTAAACTAGATGCTTATTTTACTCCTGAAATAACTTCTATTTCTCAAAATATTGATATTATTGGTAAAAAATCAGGAGAAGCACTTTTTAATTTAATTAATAATGGTAAAAAAGAAGAGATAGTTTTAAATACAGAATTAATAATAAGAAAATCATGTGAGGTGGTAAGAAATGGATAA
- a CDS encoding GGDEF domain-containing phosphodiesterase, translating to MYINDLINFLNILELPYSIINEQGIIIEVNEKFCELYNYLPSELIGAYFTKLSAETKYLSTEECKNIFLNSFNKYNSFFKHPEPYEVMDKNNNKFFINTISYDFIDENNTKKRLSIDIQLKNTNKIERIKENLNNYNKYKYVSLDFLKKIIDSHLLNKDYFKFTLFNIKFINAIIFDEKDEFLKEFYDNLVSIFEDNITVSFISKNRIIIFYDKIDINKIKIISNKILNIFSNPFEINNKFIKENLKIGITQFLDNRKYDFNSLYDELEIALKYSKDNGYLIFNNEVNLRLQKEIEINSIIFDAFKNKEFIAYFQPYFSVKENKFVYCEALMRLISSKYGIISPSEFIPLLEENRFITMVEKQVMNNIFKKIIKWKEKYKITFPVSINLSPIQFNNLDLIEFLDEAIILYEIDTTKITFEVTETTIMENIEISKFVLKNLKDKGFNIAIDDFGTGYSSLAYLNNFPIDYLKIDRSFIKNIDTNKKDQAIVEAIVNMCKALKIKVVCEGIETKEEFEYLKKIDVNLLQGFFFSRPLPIEAFEKKVFY from the coding sequence ATGTATATTAATGATTTAATTAATTTCTTAAATATTTTAGAACTACCATATTCTATTATTAATGAACAAGGAATTATCATAGAAGTCAATGAAAAATTTTGTGAGCTTTATAATTATTTACCTTCAGAATTAATAGGAGCATATTTTACTAAATTAAGTGCAGAAACAAAATATCTTTCCACAGAGGAATGTAAAAATATTTTCCTAAATTCTTTTAATAAATATAATAGTTTCTTTAAACACCCAGAACCATATGAAGTGATGGATAAAAATAATAATAAATTTTTTATTAATACAATTTCATATGATTTTATAGATGAAAATAATACTAAAAAAAGATTAAGTATAGATATTCAGCTAAAAAACACTAATAAAATTGAAAGAATAAAAGAAAATTTAAATAATTATAATAAATATAAATATGTTTCATTAGATTTTTTAAAAAAAATTATTGATTCCCATTTATTAAATAAAGATTATTTTAAATTTACACTTTTTAATATAAAATTTATTAATGCTATTATTTTTGATGAAAAAGATGAATTTTTAAAAGAATTTTATGATAACCTAGTTAGTATTTTTGAAGATAATATTACTGTTTCTTTTATTTCAAAAAATAGAATTATAATTTTTTATGATAAAATTGATATAAATAAAATAAAAATCATTTCAAATAAAATATTAAATATTTTTTCTAATCCCTTTGAAATAAATAATAAATTTATAAAAGAAAATCTAAAAATTGGAATCACACAATTTTTAGATAATAGAAAATATGATTTTAATTCTTTATATGACGAATTAGAAATTGCTTTAAAATATTCAAAAGATAACGGTTATTTAATATTTAATAATGAAGTAAATCTTCGCCTTCAAAAAGAAATAGAAATTAATTCTATAATATTTGATGCATTTAAAAATAAAGAGTTTATAGCATATTTCCAACCATATTTTTCAGTAAAAGAAAATAAGTTCGTTTACTGCGAAGCTTTAATGAGACTCATTTCATCAAAATATGGAATAATATCTCCAAGCGAATTTATTCCTCTTTTAGAAGAAAATCGTTTTATTACAATGGTCGAAAAACAAGTTATGAATAATATTTTTAAAAAAATTATTAAATGGAAAGAAAAATATAAAATAACATTTCCAGTATCGATAAATTTATCTCCTATTCAATTTAATAACTTGGATTTAATTGAGTTTTTAGATGAAGCTATTATATTATATGAAATAGATACTACTAAAATAACATTTGAAGTAACAGAAACAACAATTATGGAAAATATTGAAATAAGTAAATTTGTTTTAAAAAACTTAAAAGACAAAGGATTTAATATTGCTATAGATGATTTTGGAACAGGATATTCATCATTAGCATATTTAAATAATTTCCCAATAGATTATTTAAAAATTGACAGATCTTTTATTAAAAATATTGATACAAATAAAAAGGATCAAGCAATAGTAGAAGCGATAGTAAATATGTGTAAAGCCCTTAAAATAAAAGTTGTTTGTGAAGGGATTGAAACAAAAGAGGAATTTGAATATTTAAAAAAAATTGATGTTAATCTATTACAAGGTTTCTTTTTTTCTAGACCATTACCTATAGAAGCATTTGAAAAAAAAGTATTTTATTAA
- a CDS encoding carbohydrate kinase family protein, giving the protein MDKIVCVGELVIDFICTDIDMGLVNGENFIKKAGGAPANVCAAISKLGGNASFVGKVGKDSFGIFLKETLENQKVCTDMLILDTKENTTLAFVSIANNGERDFIFNRGADEKLKYEELNIEKIKEAKIIHLGSATALLGGELKETYKKVLELAKNENKIITFDPNYRIDLWKGKVEEFIKESKKYIKESDIVKVSDEEILLITGKENVKEGVKELHKIGAQVVLVTLGKEGTLLSIDDKQEIINSIKIEPIDTTGAGDAFIGGVLYKIIKENLTKVDIKNMEKMKEIINFGNKVGARTCEKYGAISALPTLDEIE; this is encoded by the coding sequence ATGGATAAAATAGTTTGTGTAGGTGAATTAGTTATTGATTTTATATGTACTGATATAGATATGGGACTTGTAAATGGAGAAAATTTTATAAAAAAAGCAGGAGGAGCTCCAGCAAATGTATGTGCTGCTATATCAAAGCTTGGGGGGAATGCTAGTTTTGTTGGAAAAGTAGGAAAAGATTCTTTTGGAATTTTCTTAAAAGAAACATTAGAAAATCAAAAAGTATGTACAGATATGCTTATTTTAGATACAAAAGAAAATACAACTTTAGCATTTGTATCAATAGCAAATAATGGAGAAAGAGATTTTATATTTAATAGAGGAGCTGATGAAAAATTAAAATATGAAGAGCTTAATATAGAAAAGATAAAAGAAGCTAAAATAATACACTTAGGTTCAGCAACAGCATTGCTTGGAGGAGAGTTAAAAGAAACATATAAAAAAGTTTTAGAATTAGCTAAGAATGAGAATAAAATAATTACTTTTGATCCAAATTATAGAATAGATTTATGGAAGGGGAAAGTTGAAGAATTTATAAAAGAGAGTAAAAAATATATAAAAGAATCTGATATAGTAAAAGTAAGTGATGAAGAGATATTATTAATAACGGGAAAAGAAAATGTAAAAGAAGGAGTAAAAGAATTACATAAAATAGGTGCACAAGTAGTACTAGTAACTTTAGGAAAAGAAGGGACATTACTTAGTATAGATGATAAACAAGAAATAATAAATAGCATAAAAATAGAACCAATAGATACAACAGGTGCAGGAGATGCATTTATTGGAGGGGTACTTTATAAAATAATAAAAGAAAACTTAACAAAAGTTGATATAAAAAATATGGAAAAAATGAAAGAAATAATAAATTTTGGAAATAAAGTAGGAGCTAGAACTTGTGAAAAATATGGAGCAATAAGTGCATTACCTACATTAGATGAAATAGAATAA
- a CDS encoding DUF896 domain-containing protein, translating to MEMNSIIKMVNYYSGLAKQRELTEIEKQDREKYRKIYLEKFRAQVRGHLDSIKIVNENEIN from the coding sequence ATGGAAATGAATAGTATAATAAAAATGGTAAATTATTATTCTGGATTAGCGAAACAAAGAGAGCTTACTGAAATTGAAAAACAAGATAGAGAGAAATATAGAAAAATTTATTTAGAAAAATTTAGAGCACAAGTAAGAGGGCACCTTGATAGTATAAAAATAGTAAATGAAAATGAAATAAACTAA
- a CDS encoding GGDEF domain-containing protein yields MNKGKNSLFSIVGILLFFLLRFASNEININHGFYKLKTWYTEEGKKVDIPLIRDINGGEITLKTSFKKKEGEYLLVFPIISSNYTEVYLNGKLLKKIGYNKNILMDTFLMPQGILLPKLKESNNLEVKIFSLGNAGINISPFLLPVNKFYYYNIIYFFNYYLISIMNGVLLFTIVIFSFFLFSKNKNKSKKDVYFFISIILLYIFTRDIYYSPYINRDTYFIIKKIVYISLMSSLFIFLQSHNNKSLLKKFFQCILLIPIIFFMFSKNYLMLYNYFNEFIPIGIVTMFYIIYLNRKNNKINIIFTFLLLTALNDYFIHYFPIMEHRFLFSYGLLSYSIFVVLIVIDEIKYLNLKLSYFQTKAITDPLTGIYNREYLDKISLTNNDYLVFIDINDLKIINDKYGHNIGDLIIVHIIDSIKKYLNKNECIIRYGGDEFIVVMKNSKKTMIKIIFKSIQEEIKKFTIPLSISYGIVKFEKNIKHTIDKADKIMYIMKTNMKNKKV; encoded by the coding sequence ATGAATAAAGGGAAAAACTCATTATTTAGTATTGTAGGAATATTACTATTTTTTTTATTGCGATTTGCAAGTAATGAGATAAATATAAATCATGGTTTTTATAAGTTGAAAACTTGGTATACAGAAGAAGGGAAAAAAGTAGATATTCCACTGATACGAGATATTAATGGAGGAGAAATAACCTTAAAGACTAGCTTTAAAAAAAAAGAAGGTGAGTATTTATTAGTTTTTCCTATTATATCTAGTAATTATACAGAAGTTTATTTAAATGGAAAATTATTAAAAAAAATTGGTTATAATAAAAATATTTTGATGGATACATTTTTAATGCCTCAAGGAATTTTACTTCCAAAATTAAAAGAAAGTAATAATCTAGAAGTAAAAATATTTTCATTAGGTAATGCAGGAATTAATATATCTCCTTTTTTATTACCAGTTAACAAATTTTATTATTATAATATAATATATTTTTTTAATTATTATTTGATTTCAATAATGAATGGAGTATTATTATTTACGATAGTTATTTTTTCTTTTTTTCTTTTTTCAAAAAATAAAAATAAAAGTAAAAAGGATGTTTATTTTTTTATTTCAATTATATTACTTTATATTTTTACTAGAGATATCTATTATTCACCATATATAAATCGAGATACATATTTTATTATAAAAAAAATAGTTTATATATCTTTAATGAGTTCTTTATTTATATTTTTACAAAGTCATAATAATAAGAGTTTATTAAAAAAGTTTTTTCAATGTATTTTATTAATTCCAATAATATTTTTTATGTTTTCAAAAAATTATCTTATGTTATATAATTATTTTAATGAATTTATACCTATTGGAATAGTTACAATGTTTTATATTATATATTTAAATAGAAAAAATAATAAAATAAATATTATATTTACTTTTCTTCTTTTGACAGCACTTAATGATTACTTTATACATTATTTTCCTATAATGGAGCATAGATTTTTATTTTCATACGGATTATTATCTTATTCTATTTTTGTCGTTCTTATTGTAATTGATGAGATAAAATATTTAAATTTAAAATTATCTTATTTTCAAACAAAAGCAATTACTGACCCATTAACGGGTATTTATAATAGGGAATATTTAGATAAAATTTCTCTTACAAATAATGATTATTTAGTATTTATAGATATAAATGATTTGAAAATAATTAATGATAAATATGGACATAATATTGGTGATTTAATAATAGTACATATTATTGATAGCATAAAAAAATATTTAAATAAAAATGAGTGTATTATACGATATGGTGGCGATGAATTTATTGTAGTTATGAAAAATAGTAAAAAAACAATGATAAAAATAATATTCAAAAGTATACAAGAAGAAATCAAAAAATTTACGATACCTCTTTCTATTTCTTATGGTATAGTTAAATTTGAAAAAAATATAAAACATACTATTGATAAAGCAGATAAAATAATGTATATAATGAAAACAAATATGAAAAATAAAAAGGTATAA
- a CDS encoding patatin-like phospholipase family protein — protein MKKKIGLILEGGGFRGIYSAGILDYFLEKNIEIPYVIGVSMGACNGANYISKQKGRNIEIPYKYINDERYISYKNFLKKGELFGMEFIFEEITNKLNPFDFDTFYNSKQKFIVTATDCKTGKAHYIENFKKYSLSEALKASTSLPYVSKIVKLGEYELLDGGIADPIPYKKALDDGCEKIIVILTQPKGYVKSKMKLQTLGKIIYKDYPKLRETMKNRHINYNNAIKELEKLEENGKAFIIRPKSKLPIARTERDKEKLKKAFELGYTQGKEIINEIKKFCEIE, from the coding sequence ATGAAAAAAAAAATAGGGTTAATATTAGAAGGTGGAGGATTTAGAGGAATATATTCTGCTGGAATTTTAGATTATTTTTTAGAAAAAAATATAGAAATTCCATATGTTATTGGTGTATCTATGGGTGCTTGCAATGGAGCAAACTATATTTCAAAGCAAAAAGGACGAAATATAGAAATTCCATATAAATATATAAATGATGAAAGATATATAAGTTATAAAAATTTTCTAAAAAAAGGTGAATTATTTGGAATGGAATTTATTTTTGAAGAGATAACAAATAAATTAAATCCATTTGATTTTGATACTTTTTATAATTCTAAACAAAAATTTATAGTAACAGCAACAGATTGTAAGACAGGAAAAGCACATTATATAGAAAATTTTAAAAAATATTCTTTATCAGAAGCATTAAAAGCAAGTACAAGTTTACCATATGTTTCTAAAATAGTAAAACTTGGTGAATATGAGCTATTAGATGGTGGAATTGCAGATCCTATACCATATAAAAAAGCTTTAGATGATGGTTGTGAAAAAATAATAGTGATTTTAACTCAACCAAAAGGATATGTAAAAAGTAAAATGAAACTACAAACATTAGGAAAAATAATATATAAAGATTATCCAAAATTAAGAGAAACAATGAAAAATAGACATATAAATTATAATAATGCCATAAAAGAACTTGAAAAATTAGAAGAAAATGGGAAAGCATTTATTATTCGACCAAAATCAAAACTTCCAATTGCTAGAACAGAAAGAGATAAAGAAAAATTAAAAAAAGCATTTGAATTAGGATATACTCAGGGGAAAGAGATAATAAATGAGATAAAAAAATTTTGCGAGATAGAATAA
- a CDS encoding GNAT family N-acetyltransferase, producing the protein MIINTKIEDLTLKFAEKNEVDEIFYFIKELAKYEKMENEVVATREILIENIFNKKYCEVILAKYKNEYIGFMLFFYNFSTFLGKPGIYLEDLYIEPKYRGKGYGKEMLTNLFKIANNRGCGRVEWSCLDWNKPSLEFYKKIGAKSMDEWITLRIDGETLKKYK; encoded by the coding sequence ATGATAATTAATACAAAAATAGAGGATTTAACATTAAAATTTGCAGAAAAAAATGAAGTAGATGAAATATTTTATTTTATAAAAGAACTTGCAAAATATGAAAAAATGGAAAATGAAGTTGTAGCAACTAGAGAAATTCTAATAGAAAATATTTTTAATAAAAAGTATTGTGAAGTAATATTAGCTAAATATAAAAATGAATACATTGGATTTATGTTATTTTTTTATAATTTTTCTACATTTCTTGGGAAACCAGGAATATATTTAGAAGATTTATATATAGAACCTAAATATAGAGGAAAAGGTTATGGAAAAGAAATGTTAACTAATCTTTTTAAGATAGCAAATAATAGGGGTTGTGGAAGAGTTGAATGGTCATGTTTAGATTGGAATAAACCATCACTAGAATTTTATAAGAAAATAGGAGCAAAATCTATGGATGAATGGATTACGTTAAGAATAGATGGAGAGACTTTAAAAAAATATAAATAA
- a CDS encoding alpha-amylase family glycosyl hydrolase — MLKDKYLYESIDKINKKYSKKDLTIFYTRLGKNFTTLYEKYSKLYKENSLFVDRLEELIISLADMYVERSNELKELDRERELDNNWYMSQNWVGTMLYVDRYNKDLKGFKEKINYLEELGINYVHLMPILKMPKKENDGGYAVSDYRVVDEKFGTMDDIRDISKTFREKNMLLELDLVLNHTSDEHEWAKKALSGEKEYQDMYYMFDDRVIPDEFEKTLPEVFPQTAPGNFTYRKEIDKWVFTVFNNYQWDLNYTNPKVFIEMVKIMLNLANQGVDILRLDAVAFMWKKIGTDSQNLEEAHIILQLYKVCAKIVAPGVVFKAEAIVQPKEIVKYLGGGIVDECEIAYNASYMVYLWDAMATQNKKILERGLENIPRIPKNTTWVNYIRCHDDIGLGYADHDIISAGYSPFDHKQFIISFYVGEFPSSYAKGERFMYNPKTKDARISGATASLLGLEKGILEKNRDLIDKAVKRIILMHSGIMSLGGIPLVYYGDEVGFTNDYSFLNDEGKKNDNRWLNRPIINWNKVENRKKEGTIENKIFIAIQKMIKIRKNLKEFYNENNYTIIKNENEHVFSFLREYQGEKTLVLMNVSEHYQVVSQEILNRANLGYRVYNIYNGNEINLEHGLIKLDPYEFLWLKFVK, encoded by the coding sequence ATGCTAAAAGATAAATATTTATATGAAAGCATAGATAAAATAAATAAAAAGTATTCAAAAAAAGACTTAACAATATTTTATACAAGACTTGGTAAAAATTTTACTACATTATATGAAAAATATAGTAAATTATATAAAGAAAACTCATTATTTGTGGACAGATTAGAAGAACTTATTATTTCATTAGCTGATATGTATGTAGAGAGAAGTAATGAATTAAAAGAGCTAGATAGAGAAAGAGAACTCGATAATAATTGGTATATGAGTCAAAATTGGGTAGGAACAATGCTTTATGTAGATAGATATAATAAAGATTTAAAAGGATTTAAAGAAAAAATTAATTATTTAGAGGAATTAGGTATAAATTATGTACATCTTATGCCAATTCTTAAAATGCCTAAAAAAGAAAATGATGGTGGTTATGCAGTAAGTGACTATAGAGTAGTAGATGAAAAATTTGGAACGATGGATGATATAAGAGATATTTCTAAAACATTTAGAGAAAAAAATATGCTTTTAGAACTTGACTTAGTGTTAAATCATACTTCTGATGAACACGAATGGGCAAAAAAAGCATTAAGTGGAGAAAAAGAATATCAAGATATGTATTATATGTTTGATGACAGAGTAATACCGGATGAATTTGAAAAAACATTACCAGAAGTATTTCCACAAACAGCTCCTGGGAATTTTACTTATAGAAAAGAGATAGATAAATGGGTATTTACAGTCTTTAATAATTATCAATGGGATTTAAATTATACAAATCCAAAAGTATTTATTGAAATGGTTAAAATTATGTTAAATTTAGCAAATCAAGGTGTAGATATACTTCGGCTTGATGCAGTGGCATTTATGTGGAAAAAAATAGGAACAGATTCACAAAATCTAGAAGAAGCTCATATTATTTTACAATTATATAAAGTATGTGCAAAAATTGTAGCACCAGGAGTAGTATTTAAAGCGGAAGCTATAGTTCAGCCAAAAGAAATAGTGAAATACCTTGGTGGTGGAATAGTAGATGAGTGTGAAATAGCTTATAATGCTTCTTATATGGTATATTTATGGGATGCTATGGCTACACAAAATAAAAAAATTTTGGAAAGAGGCCTTGAAAATATTCCAAGAATTCCTAAAAATACAACTTGGGTAAATTATATAAGATGCCATGATGATATAGGACTTGGATATGCTGATCATGATATAATCTCTGCTGGATATAGCCCTTTTGATCATAAACAATTTATTATATCATTTTATGTGGGAGAATTTCCTAGTAGTTATGCAAAGGGAGAGAGATTTATGTATAATCCCAAAACAAAAGATGCAAGAATATCAGGAGCTACAGCATCACTTCTTGGATTAGAAAAGGGGATTTTAGAAAAAAATAGAGATTTAATAGATAAAGCAGTAAAAAGGATTATTCTTATGCATAGCGGAATAATGTCGTTAGGTGGAATACCATTAGTATATTATGGAGATGAAGTAGGATTTACAAATGATTATTCATTTTTAAATGATGAAGGTAAGAAAAATGATAATAGATGGTTAAATAGACCTATAATTAATTGGAATAAAGTGGAAAATAGAAAAAAAGAAGGAACTATTGAAAATAAAATATTTATAGCTATTCAAAAAATGATAAAAATAAGAAAAAATTTAAAAGAATTTTATAATGAAAATAATTATACTATAATAAAAAATGAAAATGAACATGTGTTTTCATTTTTAAGAGAGTATCAAGGTGAAAAAACACTTGTACTTATGAATGTCTCAGAACATTATCAAGTAGTATCTCAAGAAATATTAAATAGAGCAAATTTAGGATACAGAGTTTATAATATATATAATGGAAATGAAATAAATCTGGAACATGGATTAATTAAGCTAGATCCATATGAATTTTTATGGTTAAAATTTGTAAAATGA